A window from Cherax quadricarinatus isolate ZL_2023a chromosome 72, ASM3850222v1, whole genome shotgun sequence encodes these proteins:
- the LOC128701318 gene encoding uncharacterized protein, whose translation MYQDSGVGEDAEYHIMYDHYDHIKLQQDPATTLKLTSVVHDDSTAVSDTDTLTTVTLSGGEALASSALVNNALSAATVLTTTSHTGTLPLPAPPLSVAGTLTVTSHANGNAGNESVLNTTNTIQSASINTDNTFGDAAISASDTLTVATMSAVGSSTPSRASHMDMNQIVSTSDEAVIDGNLVTSSSIDAVVTSMVAPDCQSVNGSGRKLPPQVIVKLLGDDTLSLDMVRIIAEQDVESIPQHLHGFSMLTRAGSLVHTKLSENNIISSVGSNQYHESEVLRPTIRSESKNDTPCSVVWTCAYCNLAFTSSEAVGYHQEKDCTENPNSLTFTTTTSQSTVDALMSPLRQPEEPTYELKIERGDPQRNYDAHYIVEGQNIQEQDVEDGAECETTWNCAVCGRDFTQPKDLSQHHMTHTVQELSSALFKFTTPHQKVKSQDTASLKSLTTTTIQTLQNNNSEGRWNKDRTDTAMTKIEEEMVDDPGDTPPQTPPEENTIKKTKRKPGPKAKPREKTEKRKYARKLGEDGKPLRQREYKVAPSGQGSRDPHTCYICNKVLSCRGNLAKHLVLHNLDKPWVCEMCGMGFNAKRDQQHHFLQHHTNERPNICKVCGKGYVDSNYLLEHMIFHKQERPFSCEVCGKLFRTTRCVTRHKKRHEKVKHFTCALCFKSFAVKADLTSHIRKVHRNDKKSQSIKQQHQLQQVSQHQQQDRDSQVKSKDLTEFLLPGGTPAHLIPEQLLPSDLESASLSGTVSTKDGIFISSNPLTVPSIIPISGSEENEVNCSYGMALATPAGGPGVTSSIGDHATYIMINSRDEEVTPHTVPSTNGLNIMYTTTPASTQQVADLDGSQLDEIHLSSSVRTSLVNNDGQLHNSSLHHRLDGQHQGQDTTAVNTDKAGLNDNQRSELNVSGSSSDPSAEITTDDGSASTPVHAARHPNTGFHLELLSQTIQLELQRTQSSSTNYLQ comes from the exons AT GTATCAAGATTCTGGTGTTGGGGAAGATGCAGAATACCACATTATGTATGATCATTATGATCACATCAAATTGCAACAGGACCCAGCAACAACCCTCAAGTTGACCTCTGTGGTACATGATGATTCTACTGCTGTATCTGATACAGACACTTTGACCACTGTTACTCTGTCGGGGGGTGAGGCTCTGGCTTCATCAGCTCTGGTTAACAATGCTCTCTCTGCAGCCACAGTTCTCACAACTACGTCTCATACTGGGACACTACCTCTTCCAGCACCACCTCTTTCAGTTGCTGGTACATTGACTGTTACATCTCATGCTAATGGAAATGCAGGTAATGAGTCTGTTCTCAATACAACAAATACTATTCAGTCTGCAAGCATTAACACAGATAACACCTTTGGGGATGCTGCCATCTCTGCTAGCGATacactcactgtagctacaatgtCTGCTGTAGGATCGTCAACACCCAGTAGAGCATCTCACATGGATATGAATCAAATTGTCAGTACATCTGATGAGGCAGTTATTGATGGCAACCTTGTGACTTCATCCTCAATAGATGCTGTTGTAACATCAATGGTAGCTCCTGACTGCCAAAGTGTAAATGGAAGTGGCCGCAAATTACCCCCACAGGTCATAGTAAAGCTCTTAGGTGATGACACTCTCAGTCTAGATATGGTTCGCATTATTGCAGAACAGGATGTAGAGAGCATACCACAACATCTACATGGCTTTAGTATGCTTACAAGAGCTGGTAGTCTTGTGCATACAAAACTTTCAGAGAATAATATCATCAGTAGTGTGGGCTCTAATCAGTACCATGAGAGTGAAGTGCTTAGACCAACCATTAGATCTGAAAGTAAGAATGATACCCCATGTAGTGTGGTATGGACTTGTGCCTACTGCAACCTAGCATTCACTAGCTCAGAAGCTGTTGGGTATCACCAAGAGAAGGATTGCACGGAAAATCCAAACAGCTTAACATTTACAACGACAACATCCCAGTCTACTGTTGATGCTTTAATGTCACCTCTGAGACAACCTGAAGAACCCACATATGAACTTAAGATTGAAAGGGGAGATCCTCAGAGAAATTATGATGCACATTATATTGTTGAGGGACAAAACATTCAAGAACAAGATGTGGAGGATGGTGCAGAGTGTGAGACAACGTGGAACTGTGCCGTGTGTGGAAGAGACTTCACCCAACCCAAAGATTTAAGTCAGCATCATATGACTCACACAGTACAAGAGCTCTCATCAGCCTTATTCAAGTTCACCACACCTCATCAGAAAGTCAAAAGTCAGGATACTGCCTCACTGAAGTCATTAACTACAACTACTATTCAGACCTTACAGAACAACAATTCAGAAGGCAGATGGAACAAAGACAGAACAGATACAGCAATGACAAAAATAGAAGAAGAAATGGTTGATGACCCAGGAGATACACCCCCTCAAACCCCTCCAGAAGAGAATACAATTAAAAAGACCAAGAGAAAACCTGGTCCTAAAGCAAAACCACGTGAGAAGACTGAAAAACGAAAATATGCGAGAAAGTTAGGGGAAGATGGCAAACCACTTCGGCAGCGAGAATATAAAGTGGCTCCTTCAGGTCAAGGAAGTCGGGACCCCCACACATGTTACATCTGCAACAAAGTATTAAGTTGTAGAGGAAATTTAGCCAAGCACCTAGTGTTGCATAACTTGGACAAACCCTGGGTGTGTGAAATGTGTGGGATGGGATTCAATGCAAAGCGGGATCAGCAACATCACTTTTtgcaacaccacacaaatgaGAGGCCTAATATATGCAAAGTGTGTGGAAAAGGTTATGTGGATAGTAATTACTTGCTAGAGCATATGATATTTCATAAACAAGAAAGGCCATTTTCTTGTGAAGTTTGTGGTAAATTGTTTAGAACTACTCGGTGTGTTACAAGGCATAAAAAACGACATGAAAAAGTAAAGCATTTTACTTGTGCTCTTTGTTTTAAATCATTTGCTGTAAAGGCTGATCTCACATCTCACATTCGCAAAGTTCATCGCAATGATAAAAAATCTCAATCTATTAAACAACAGCACCAGCTGCAACAGGTttcacagcaccaacagcaagaCCGGGATAGCCAGGTAAAATCAAAGGACTTGACAGAATTTTTGTTGCCAGGAGGGACACCTGCTCATCTCATTCCAGAACAATTGCTGCCATCTGACCTGGAATCTGCAAGTCTCAGTGGCACTGTTTCAACAAAAGATGGGATCTTCATCAGCAGTAACCCTTTAACAGTACCATCAATCATTCCAATCAGTGGTTCAGAAGAAAATGAAGTAAATTGTTCATATGGCATGGCTTTAGCAACACCTGCTGGAGGTCCAGGAGTGACATCTTCTATTGGGGATCATGCAACATATATTATGATCAACAGTAGAGATGAAGAAGTTACCCCACACACAGTGCCGTCAACGAATGGTCTCAACATCATGTACACCACCACGCCAGCTTCTACACAGCAG GTGGCTGACCTAGATGGAAGTCAACTTGATGAAATACACCTGTCATCATCAGTGAGAACATCTTTAGTGAATAATGATGGGCAGCTACATAACTCAAGCCTCCATCACCGCCTTGATGGTCAGCATCAAGGCCAAGATACCACAGCAGTAAACACAG